From one Perca flavescens isolate YP-PL-M2 chromosome 19, PFLA_1.0, whole genome shotgun sequence genomic stretch:
- the LOC114574048 gene encoding zinc finger protein 665-like, whose product MQKHKEKEGKRKVVNEASGDSEERGSKRKKKEKRRGGEGPKCHHSQQCDKSFTISNYLKIHQRVHTGEKRYSCDQCESAFTRQSTLKRHQRIHTGEKPYSCDQCGSAFTIHNTLKIHQRIHTGEKPYRCDQCESAFARQSTLKIHQRIHTGEKPYRCDQCGSAFTRQSTLKIHQRIHTGEKPYRCDQCGSAFTIHSTLKIHQRIHTGEKPYRCDQCGSAFTLQSTLKIHRYIHTGEKLYNCDQCEAAFTQQHHLHRHQRIHTGEKPYLCDQCGAAFTRQNHLKRHQRRHTEEKLYSCIQCEAAFTQQSHLNRHQRIHTGEKLYSCDQCEAAFTQQSNLKSHQRIHTGEKPYRCDQCGSAFTIHSTLKIHRRIHTGEKPYRCDQCGAAFTQQSHLNRHHRIHTGEKLYSCDQCGVAFAQQSHLKNHQRIHTGEKPYRCDQCGAAFAQHSHLKIHQRTHTGEKPYWCDQCGKTFSESCNFKKHQRIHTGEKPYGCDQCEAAFARPSYLKNHQRIHTGEKYYSCDQCEAPFTRLSHLKTHQRIHTGEKPYWCEQCGKTFSESGNLKKHQRIHTAS is encoded by the exons atgcagaaacacaaggAGAAGGAGGGCAAGAGGAAAGTTGTCAATGAGGCCTCGGGAGACTCAGAGGAGCGAGGGagcaagaggaagaagaaggag aaaagaagaggaggagagggacccaAATGTCACCACTCTCAGCAATGTGACAAATCCTTCACAATATCAAACTATTTAAAGATTCATCAgagagttcacactggagagaagcgttacagctgtgatcaatgtgagTCAGCTTTCACACGACAGAGTACCCTAAAAagacatcaacgcattcacactggagagaagccgtacagctgtgatcaatgtgggtcAGCTTTCACAATACACAATACCCTAAAAatacatcaacgcattcacactggagagaagccgtacagaTGTGATCAATGTGAGTCAGCTTTCGCACGACAGAGTACCCTAAAAatacatcaacgcattcacactggagagaagccgtacagaTGTGATCAATGTGGGTCAGCTTTCACACGACAGAGTACCCTAAAAatacatcaacgcattcacactggagagaagccgtacagaTGTGATCAATGTGGGTCAGCTTTCACAATACACAGTACCCTAAAAatacatcaacgcattcacactggagagaagccgtacagaTGTGATCAATGTGGGTCAGCTTTCACACTACAGAGTACCCTAAAAATACATCGATatattcacactggagagaagctgTACAACTGTGATCAATGTGAGGCAGCTTTCACGCAACAGCATCACCTACATAGACATCAACgtattcacactggagagaagccttaCCTCTGTGATCagtgtggggcagctttcacacgTCAGAACCACTTAAAGAGACATCAACGCCGTCACACTGAAGAGAAGCTGTACAGCTGTATTCAATGTGAGGCAGCTTTCACGCAACAGAGTCACCTAAATAGACATCAACgtattcacactggagagaagttgtacagctgtgatcaatgtgagGCAGCTTTCACGCAACAGAGTAACCTAAAAAgccatcaacgcattcacactggagagaagccgtataGATGTGATCAATGTGGGTCAGCTTTCACAATACACAGTACCCTAAAAATACATcgacgcattcacactggagagaagccgtacagatgtgatcaatgtggggcagcttttaCACAACAGAGTCACTTAAATAGACATCatcgcattcacactggagagaagctgtacagctgtgatcaatgtggggtaGCTTTCGCACAACAGAGTCACCTAAAAAaccatcaacgcattcacactggagagaagccgtacagatgtgatcaatgtggggctgCTTTCGCACAACATAGCCACCTAAAAATACATCAACGCACTCACACTGGAGAAAAACCGTACtggtgtgatcaatgtgggaaaactttttcTGAGAGTTGTAACTTTAAAAAacaccagcgcattcacactggagagaagccgtatgGCTGTGATCAATGTGAGGCAGCTTTCGCACGACCGAGTTACCTAAAAAaccatcaacgcattcacactggagagaagtattacagctgtgatcaatgtgagGCACCTTTCACACGACTGAGTCACCTAAAAacacatcaacgcattcacactggagagaagccgtactggtgtgaacaatgtggcaAAACTTTTTCTGAGAGTGGTAACCTTAAAAAacaccagcgcattcacactgccTCGTGA